The segment GGGTCTCACGGGCGCGGTCGCATTTGCCCTTACAGATTTTCCGGAAAAGCGGGGGGTCCAACGGCGCTGAGCGGCTGCGCAGCGGTTTGGTCCGAAAGCAAGGGTGGAATACTCCCAAAATACATCGCATTTTCCCTGAAATCTTGCGTTCGGCTCAGCCGGTTTGTATAGTGCCTGACTAACCAAGCGGACAGGCCACTCGGAGACGCCTATACCATGGATTTTATGAAGACCCTGTTCCTGAACCCGCCGTCCTATGACGACTTCGACGGTGGGGCAGGCTCTCGCTATCAAGCTACCCGCGAGGTTTGGTCTTTCTGGTACCCCACGTGGCTTGCATATCCTGCCGGGATGATACCGGGGGCTCGGTTGCTGGATGCCCCTCCACATGGGTACTCGGTCGAGCAGACCATCAACGAAGCCAAGGCCTACGACCTGGTGGTCTTGCACACTTCCACTCCCTCGCTCCGGATGGATCTGCGAACGGCCGAATCGATCAAGGCCGCAAATCCCAATGCCACCATCGCCTTTGTCGGTGGGCATCCGACCGCCCGCCCGGACGAGGTGCTGCAGCTATCGAACGCGGTCGATGTCGCGGGACGCAAAGAATTCGATCATTCGATAGTCGAGGTCGCGCGGGGCATGGATTGGGACAAGATAACTGGAATCAGCTATCGCAGGAATGGCTCGATTCATCACAACCCGGATCGCCCAAATCTTACCGACGAGCAACTCGACCAGCTTCCGTTCGTAACCGAGGTCTACGAAAAGAACCTGGACTACCTGAAATACAACAGCCCCTACTGCCAGTACCCGTATGTGTCGATGTACACGGGGCGCGGCTGTCCGGCGAAGTGTACTTTCTGCCTGTGGCCACAGGTCACCCAGGGCCATCGCTACCGAGTGCGCAGTCCCGAGAACGTGCTTGAAGAAGTGTCGGCAATGAAGGCCAAGTTCCCGAAAATGAAGGAACTCTTCTTTGACGACGACACCTTCACCGCCGACCCGGCGCGCGCGCGCAAGATCGCGCAACTACTGAAGCCGCTCGGCATAACCTGGTCGACCAATTCGCGCGCCAATGTCGATTACGAAACGCTGAAAATTCTGAAGGACGGCGGGCTGCGGCTGTTCGTGGTCGGCTACGAATCGGGCAACGCGCAGATCTTGAAGAATATCAAGAAAGGCGTCGGCCTTGACCGTGCGCGCCGTTTTACTCGCGATTGCCATGAAATAGGCATTCTCCTGCACGGTACCTTTATCCTGGGTCTGCCGGGCGAGACCAAGGACACCATCGAGGAATCGATGCGGTTTGCGCGCGAGATGGACTGCGAAACCATCCAGGTCTCGCTGGCTTCCCCCTACCCCGGCACCGAGCTGTTCGAATACGTGACCAAGAACGGTTACCTGGCGGTCGATCCGCTGCTCGACGAATCGGGTTACCAGAAGTGCACCATCAAGT is part of the Candidatus Binataceae bacterium genome and harbors:
- the hpnJ gene encoding hopanoid biosynthesis associated radical SAM protein HpnJ is translated as MDFMKTLFLNPPSYDDFDGGAGSRYQATREVWSFWYPTWLAYPAGMIPGARLLDAPPHGYSVEQTINEAKAYDLVVLHTSTPSLRMDLRTAESIKAANPNATIAFVGGHPTARPDEVLQLSNAVDVAGRKEFDHSIVEVARGMDWDKITGISYRRNGSIHHNPDRPNLTDEQLDQLPFVTEVYEKNLDYLKYNSPYCQYPYVSMYTGRGCPAKCTFCLWPQVTQGHRYRVRSPENVLEEVSAMKAKFPKMKELFFDDDTFTADPARARKIAQLLKPLGITWSTNSRANVDYETLKILKDGGLRLFVVGYESGNAQILKNIKKGVGLDRARRFTRDCHEIGILLHGTFILGLPGETKDTIEESMRFAREMDCETIQVSLASPYPGTELFEYVTKNGYLAVDPLLDESGYQKCTIKYPGLSNDEIYGAVERFYRSFYFRPRYIFKSVKKMMTSTEEAKRLLKEGMQFLSTMRQRRHQMAQQRVAA